The sequence below is a genomic window from Desulfobacterales bacterium.
GTCGGCTGGTATCAGGCATATCCTGAACGGTCCCTGAAACTGATCAATGATACCGGCGTGGGCACTGATGGCAGCATTATCGATATCGGCGGCGGTACGTCAACGCTTGCCGGACACCTTCTGGATAAGGGATACAGGCAAATAACGGTTTTTGACCTTTCGGGAAACGCAATCGAAAAGGCGAAATCACAACTTGGCGAAAAATCAGGCAGAATTAATTGGATTGAGGCAGACGTCACAAAATATAGCTTCATGAAGCAATATGACATCTGGCATGATCGCGCAGTATTTCATTTTCTAACCGAAGCTGAGGACAGAGAAGGATATAAAAATTCTCTTAATCATGCCCTAAGACTAAATGGCCATCTGATTATATCAACATTTAGCCCGGATGCTCCGCCGAAATGTAGCGGACTTCCTGTCGTCAGATACAGCCAGGAAGCTCTGGAAAATGAGTTGGGAAACAACTTTACGATGGTTGATAGTTTTGCCGAAGATCATCTGACGCCCTCCGGGATAAAACAGAATTTTATGTTTTGCCGATTCATCAAGCGCTTCAAAGCTTAAAAAGAGAGGCAGGGTCTTTCCGGCAATCTCCTTGACCATTGATCAG
It includes:
- a CDS encoding class I SAM-dependent methyltransferase — protein: MRLFKPDPKDHWERVYKKNASTEVGWYQAYPERSLKLINDTGVGTDGSIIDIGGGTSTLAGHLLDKGYRQITVFDLSGNAIEKAKSQLGEKSGRINWIEADVTKYSFMKQYDIWHDRAVFHFLTEAEDREGYKNSLNHALRLNGHLIISTFSPDAPPKCSGLPVVRYSQEALENELGNNFTMVDSFAEDHLTPSGIKQNFMFCRFIKRFKA